From a single Apium graveolens cultivar Ventura chromosome 2, ASM990537v1, whole genome shotgun sequence genomic region:
- the LOC141697639 gene encoding uncharacterized protein LOC141697639 encodes MATDSTNFVLRWIYIDGNILKTQLDGVIYDKPVAKHFKLNIGMKYADLCDVLFSKLKINRDKYGLKLKYRCKNPDDLKFGIIPIDDDEDVELMFGVVVSKGNPLFVELYVEKLLIGTGKNLTKNPHVGVGVTFENNFVERVGESSYSRCLEVDAIVESRASSEKSSFQSSSSSKMLVSIDDSILKSGDDVMIPMELRKGMLFKSKKELARVESGCNWMLKARKRSVHNHFEIMETSGAHTCMNTTITQDHSNLKSMDIAEAIRAQILVDPNIKEKVLLATAEDVFGYHPNRKKISNAKNLVIEDVHGSWEGSYRELPHLMEALQLFNVGTKVDWDFKENEMREVMTFKRVFWAFKPCIDVFEHCMPIILIDGTHHYGPYPGVLLSAMAVDGFSHILPLAFAIVEAENLSSWGWFMDRVRKFVAGRRHGICIISDRHAGIMAVMQRTGWCEPLDHHRFCIRHLATNFVNAHRKRGLKKDLVKLASQVQPKKFELLWNQLVLIEPRTIEWFEDKALEKWSLAHDGGKRFGIMIINHAESWNNAIIDARNLPITSLVRSLFEKVVDYFDARRVEIATQSLNGGIFTKFATMKLRRAIARASGHQVKLFDRDTWLFQVTTKKDGLKGGNNHIIRIHEYTCTCGKW; translated from the exons CTTAATATTGGTATGAAATATGCTGATTTATGTGATGTTTTGTTCTCGAAACTTAAAATTAATAGAGATAAATATGGTTTGAAATTGAAATATAGATGTAAAAATCCGGATGATTTGAAATTTGGCATTATACCAATTGATGATGATGAAGATGTAGAATTGATGTTTGGAGTAGTGGTTTCAAAGGGAAATCCATTATTTGTGGAACTTTATGTGGAAAAGTTATTAATTGGTACGGGAAAAAATTTGACTAAAAATCCGCATGTTGGAGTTGGGGTtacttttgaaaataattttgttGAGCGAGTAGGCGAATCGAGTTATAGTCGATGTTTGGAAGTTGATGCAATTGTTGAGAGTAGGGCATCAAGTGAAAAATCATCATTCCAAAGTTCTAGTAGCTCAAAAATGTTAGTTTCTATTGATGATTCTATTTTAAAAAGTGGAGATGATGTTATGATACCAATGGAATTGAGGAAAGGAATGCTATTTAAATCGAAAAAGGAGTTGGCACGTGTG GAAAGTGGTTGTAATTGGATGTTGAAGGCTAGAAAACGTAGTGTGCATAATCATTTTGAGATAATGGAGACTTCGGGTGCACACACATGTATGAACACAACTATCACACAAGATCATTCTAATTTGAAATCTATGGACATTGCCGAAGCGATTAGAGCTCAAATACTTGTCGATCCAAACATCAAGGAAAAGGTACTATTAGCAACGGCCGAAGATGTATTTGGATACCATCCAAATAGAAAAAAAATTAGTAACGCAAAGAATCTAGTGATTGAAGATGTTCATGGATCTTGGGAAGGGTCATATAGAGAGCTTCCACATTTAATGGAAGCACTACAATTATTCAACGTTGGTACAAAGGTTGATTGGGACTTCAAAGAGAATGAGATGAGAGAG GTGATGACATTCAAGAGAGTGTTTTGGGCTTTCAAGCCTTGTATTGATGTATTTGAGCATTGTATGCCGATCATTCTGATAGACGGTACTCACCATTATGGCCCTTATCCAGGTGTACTTTTGAGTGCCATGGCTGTAGACGGCTTCAGTCACATTCTCCCTTTGGCATTTGCAATTGTGGAAGCTGAGAACCTATCTAGTTGGGGGTGGTTCATGGATCGAGTGAGGAAGTTTGTAGCAGGTAGGAGGCATGGTATATGTATCATTTCTGACAGGCATGCCGGTATCATGGCAGTTATGCAACGGACTGGATGGTGTGAGCCCCTTGACCACCACAGATTCTGTATTAGGCACCTCGCTACAAACTTCGTTAATGCACATAGGAAGAGGGGATTGAAGAAAGATTTGGTTAAATTGGCTTCTCAAGTGCAACCAAAAAAATTTgaattgttgtggaatcaattAGTGCTAATAGAGCCAAGGACAATAGAATGGTTTGAAGACAAAGCTTTAGAGAAGTGGAGTCTAGCACATGATGGGGGGAAAAGGTTTGGGATCATGATCATAAACCACGCCGAGAGTTGGAACAATGCAATAATTGATGCAAGAAATCTTCCTATCACGTCTTTAGTTAGATCATTGTTCGAAAAGGTCGTTGATTATTTTGATGCAAGGCGTGTGGAGATAGCAACACAATCTCTCAATGGAGGTATTTTCACCAAGTTTGCAACCATGAAATTGAGACGTGCTATAGCGCGTGCAAGTGGACATCAAGTTAAATTATTTGATCGTGACACGTGGCTATTTCAAGTAACTACAAAAAAAGATGGACTAAAGGGAGGAAACAACCATATTATTCGCATACATGAGTACACTTGTACGTGTGGAAAGTGGTAA
- the LOC141708175 gene encoding serine/threonine-protein phosphatase 7 long form homolog, with protein sequence MEILDMDPGPCDPTLLHLQFEHRSTEIWRLGGGDAQRCRRSNPNKARLPELHHNMLPLLQSTGFYGITRISSLQLDWGLISALVERRRPETHTFHLPVGECSITLQDVEILTGLAVDGEPVIGATPSADEAWPDFVGSVFGHFPPSDRFNGSRLQLSWFDTFIPKKLDDNASDEEIRHYTRSYLLHLIAGSMFTDHSGGLVHCMWIPYLRDLDACGKYAWGDAVLAFLYRELCKCCKLDRDEMASCLILLQLWAWERLPSIAPLRTNHSLVDDQFWAGQLAGPLGLRWLVRHSFSEKNGRTLPVYRVILDDIGPSHFIWNPYPVHVLDLLPAYCLIGQKIWRYCGPLICIFIVEPHQPNKVLRQFGMFQHIPDNPEFSTDLHRLTLQGNVSVNWVQKH encoded by the exons ATGGAAATCCTT GATATGGATCCCGGACCTTGTGATCCTACTCTCCTGCATTTACAGTTTGAGCATAGATCTACAGAGATTTGGAGACTCGGTGGTGGTGATGCTCAGCGATGTCGTCGTTCTAATCCAAATAAGGCCCGACTTCCTGAATTACACCATAATATGCTTCCATTATTACAATCAACTGGTTTCTATGGAATTACACGGATTTCTTCATTACAGCTTGATTGGGGTCTCATTTCAGCCTTGGTAGAAAGACGGCGACCAGAAACTCATACTTTTCATCTACCAGTAGGAGAGTGTTCCATCACACTTCAGGATGTTGAAATTCTTACAGGATTGGCTGTTGACGGTGAACCTGTTATTGGTGCCACTCCTAGTGCTGATGAGGCGTGGCCTGATTTTGTTGGATCAGTTTTTGGGCATTTTCCTCCAAGCGATCGATTTAATGGTAGTAGGCTGCAACTGAGTTGGTTTGACACTTTTATTCCAAAGAAGTTGGATGACAATGCATCTGATGAAGAAATTAGACACTACACTAGATCGTATTTGTTACATCTGATTGCAGGATCCATGTTTACAGATCATTCTGGTGGTTTAGTACATTGTATGTGGATACCATATCTTCGGGATCTCGATGCGTGTGGTAAGTATGCTTGGGGCGATGCTGTTCTTGCCTTCTTATACAGAGAGTTGTGCAAATGTTGCAAGTTAGATCGAGATGAGATGGCTAGTTGTTTGATATTGCTTCAACTATGGGCTTGGGAGCGATTACCATCTATAGCACCATTACGTACTAACCATTCTTTGGTTGATGATCAGTTTTGGGCGGGACAGCTTGCTGGTCCTCTTGGATTGAG GTGGCTTGTGCGTCATTCTTTTTCAGAGAAGAATGGACGTACTCTTCCTGTGTACCGGGTAATTTTGGATGATATTGGGCCGTCACATTTTATATGGAATCCTTACCCTGTACATGTCCTGGACTTGCTACCTGCTTATTGTTTGATTGGACAAAAGATATGGCGCTACTGTGGTCCGCTGATTTGTATTTTCATTGTTGAGCCTCATCAGCCTAATAAAGTATTGAGGCAGTTTGGAATGTTTCAGCATATTCCGGATAATCCTGAGTTTTCAACTGACCTCCATAGATTGACATTACAAGGAAATGTATCTGTCAATTGGGTCCAGAAGCATTAA
- the LOC141708176 gene encoding uncharacterized protein LOC141708176 isoform X1 — protein MKILASASTITLLNKKHHHNFPLKPNKIFVTKLRLRPCMVSIKPPPPGFDFRTEYLLNSRETIAETHPELLDLAENGTLVVIRKSQFGPVPGWRTEFVEPEFIWLIGTSHVSSQSAVDVARVVRTVKPDNVVVELCRSRAGIMYTSNDDENGPKLKSNMFSLSGDGFFGAVGRSLNLGGQTALALRLLLAVLSSKVSSDVKRPFGDEFRVARKTSEEIGAQIVLGDRPIEITLERAWNSLKLREKVSLMVSVVRGIALVSDISSNTLKESSSDNSNFQLYEQLSFSFPSLLQPLIHERDTYIAWSLKRSKAVNSSKKVVGVIGKGHMNGVIYALVSDSGELRFRDLVGQRSSSKETGGWLDTLAKNLVRDTVIGIVLWALFEQLSTGHVWNIDHFLVSVS, from the exons ATGAAAATATTAGCATCTGCTTCTACAATTACACTCCTTAATAAAAAACACCATCATAATTTCCCATTAAAACCCAACAAAATCTTCGTTACAAAATTAAGGTTGAGGCCATGCATGGTATCGATAAAGCCTCCACCTCCGGGTTTCGATTTCCGAACTGAATATCTTCTTAATTCTCGGGAAACAATTGCTGAAACTCATCCTGAGTTGCTTGACTTAGCTGAAAATGGAACACTGGTTGTTATCAGGAAGAGTCAGTTTGGTCCTGTTCCTGGTTGGCGAACAGAGTTTGTTGAGCCAGAGTTTATCTGGTTGATTGGTACTTCTCATGTTTCTTCTCAGTCTGCTGTTGATGTTGCACGTGTTGTCCGAACTGTTAAACCTGATAATGTTGTTGTGGAGCTCTGTAGAAGCAG AGCTGGTATCATGTACACTTCAAATGACGATGAGAATGGTCCAAAATTAAAGTCAAACATGTTTTCCTTGAGCGGTGATGGTTTTTTTGGGGCTGTTGGCCGTAGCTTAAATTTGG GTGGTCAAACCGCTCTTGCATTACGTCTCTTGTTGGCAGTTTTATCTTCAAAAGTTTCATCAGATGTCAAACGTCCTTTTGGGGATGAG TTTCGTGTTGCTCGGAAGACATCTGAAGAAATTGGTGCCCAAATAGTTTTGGGAGATCGTCCAATCGAAATAACT CTTGAAAGGGCTTGGAATTCGCTTAAATTGCGCGAGAAAGTGAGCTTAATGGTATCTGTTGTTCGTGGAATAGCATTAGTATCTGATATTTCAAGTAATACTTTGAAG GAATCAAGCTCCGACAACAGCAATTTCCAACTCTACGAACAACTAAGCTTCTCATTTCCATCCTTGCTGCAGCCTCTTATACATGAACGTGACACA TATATTGCTTGGTCTCTAAAGAGGAGTAAAGCTGTGAATAGCAGTAAGAAAGTGGTAGGAGTCATCGGAAAGGGCCATATGAATGGTGTTATATATGCTCTGGTATCAGATTCTGGAGAACTGAGGTTCCGGGACCTTGTTGGGCAGAGGTCTTCTAGCAAAGAGACTGGTGGCTGGCTTGATACTCTAGCAAAGAACTTGGTGAGAGACACTGTCATTGGCATCGTACTGTGGGCATTATTTGAACAGCTAAGTACTGGTCATGTATGGAACATTGACCACTTCTTGGTCTCAGTTTCTTGA
- the LOC141708176 gene encoding uncharacterized protein LOC141708176 isoform X2, whose protein sequence is MKILASASTITLLNKKHHHNFPLKPNKIFVTKLRLRPCMVSIKPPPPGFDFRTEYLLNSRETIAETHPELLDLAENGTLVVIRKSQFGPVPGWRTEFVEPEFIWLIGTSHVSSQSAVDVARVVRTVKPDNVVVELCRSRAGIMYTSNDDENGPKLKSNMFSLSGDGFFGAVGRSLNLVLSSKVSSDVKRPFGDEFRVARKTSEEIGAQIVLGDRPIEITLERAWNSLKLREKVSLMVSVVRGIALVSDISSNTLKESSSDNSNFQLYEQLSFSFPSLLQPLIHERDTYIAWSLKRSKAVNSSKKVVGVIGKGHMNGVIYALVSDSGELRFRDLVGQRSSSKETGGWLDTLAKNLVRDTVIGIVLWALFEQLSTGHVWNIDHFLVSVS, encoded by the exons ATGAAAATATTAGCATCTGCTTCTACAATTACACTCCTTAATAAAAAACACCATCATAATTTCCCATTAAAACCCAACAAAATCTTCGTTACAAAATTAAGGTTGAGGCCATGCATGGTATCGATAAAGCCTCCACCTCCGGGTTTCGATTTCCGAACTGAATATCTTCTTAATTCTCGGGAAACAATTGCTGAAACTCATCCTGAGTTGCTTGACTTAGCTGAAAATGGAACACTGGTTGTTATCAGGAAGAGTCAGTTTGGTCCTGTTCCTGGTTGGCGAACAGAGTTTGTTGAGCCAGAGTTTATCTGGTTGATTGGTACTTCTCATGTTTCTTCTCAGTCTGCTGTTGATGTTGCACGTGTTGTCCGAACTGTTAAACCTGATAATGTTGTTGTGGAGCTCTGTAGAAGCAG AGCTGGTATCATGTACACTTCAAATGACGATGAGAATGGTCCAAAATTAAAGTCAAACATGTTTTCCTTGAGCGGTGATGGTTTTTTTGGGGCTGTTGGCCGTAGCTTAAATTTGG TTTTATCTTCAAAAGTTTCATCAGATGTCAAACGTCCTTTTGGGGATGAG TTTCGTGTTGCTCGGAAGACATCTGAAGAAATTGGTGCCCAAATAGTTTTGGGAGATCGTCCAATCGAAATAACT CTTGAAAGGGCTTGGAATTCGCTTAAATTGCGCGAGAAAGTGAGCTTAATGGTATCTGTTGTTCGTGGAATAGCATTAGTATCTGATATTTCAAGTAATACTTTGAAG GAATCAAGCTCCGACAACAGCAATTTCCAACTCTACGAACAACTAAGCTTCTCATTTCCATCCTTGCTGCAGCCTCTTATACATGAACGTGACACA TATATTGCTTGGTCTCTAAAGAGGAGTAAAGCTGTGAATAGCAGTAAGAAAGTGGTAGGAGTCATCGGAAAGGGCCATATGAATGGTGTTATATATGCTCTGGTATCAGATTCTGGAGAACTGAGGTTCCGGGACCTTGTTGGGCAGAGGTCTTCTAGCAAAGAGACTGGTGGCTGGCTTGATACTCTAGCAAAGAACTTGGTGAGAGACACTGTCATTGGCATCGTACTGTGGGCATTATTTGAACAGCTAAGTACTGGTCATGTATGGAACATTGACCACTTCTTGGTCTCAGTTTCTTGA
- the LOC141708176 gene encoding uncharacterized protein LOC141708176 isoform X3: protein MYTSNDDENGPKLKSNMFSLSGDGFFGAVGRSLNLGGQTALALRLLLAVLSSKVSSDVKRPFGDEFRVARKTSEEIGAQIVLGDRPIEITLERAWNSLKLREKVSLMVSVVRGIALVSDISSNTLKESSSDNSNFQLYEQLSFSFPSLLQPLIHERDTYIAWSLKRSKAVNSSKKVVGVIGKGHMNGVIYALVSDSGELRFRDLVGQRSSSKETGGWLDTLAKNLVRDTVIGIVLWALFEQLSTGHVWNIDHFLVSVS from the exons ATGTACACTTCAAATGACGATGAGAATGGTCCAAAATTAAAGTCAAACATGTTTTCCTTGAGCGGTGATGGTTTTTTTGGGGCTGTTGGCCGTAGCTTAAATTTGG GTGGTCAAACCGCTCTTGCATTACGTCTCTTGTTGGCAGTTTTATCTTCAAAAGTTTCATCAGATGTCAAACGTCCTTTTGGGGATGAG TTTCGTGTTGCTCGGAAGACATCTGAAGAAATTGGTGCCCAAATAGTTTTGGGAGATCGTCCAATCGAAATAACT CTTGAAAGGGCTTGGAATTCGCTTAAATTGCGCGAGAAAGTGAGCTTAATGGTATCTGTTGTTCGTGGAATAGCATTAGTATCTGATATTTCAAGTAATACTTTGAAG GAATCAAGCTCCGACAACAGCAATTTCCAACTCTACGAACAACTAAGCTTCTCATTTCCATCCTTGCTGCAGCCTCTTATACATGAACGTGACACA TATATTGCTTGGTCTCTAAAGAGGAGTAAAGCTGTGAATAGCAGTAAGAAAGTGGTAGGAGTCATCGGAAAGGGCCATATGAATGGTGTTATATATGCTCTGGTATCAGATTCTGGAGAACTGAGGTTCCGGGACCTTGTTGGGCAGAGGTCTTCTAGCAAAGAGACTGGTGGCTGGCTTGATACTCTAGCAAAGAACTTGGTGAGAGACACTGTCATTGGCATCGTACTGTGGGCATTATTTGAACAGCTAAGTACTGGTCATGTATGGAACATTGACCACTTCTTGGTCTCAGTTTCTTGA